From a single Natronorubrum tibetense GA33 genomic region:
- a CDS encoding acetyl-CoA carboxylase, whose translation MTTEHIQSPMPGVYYTRPDPDDPTFVDEGDEVSEGDVVGLVGVMKNFHDITAPADGTVTEFVAENEQEVDAGDELLVLEIN comes from the coding sequence ATGACGACAGAACACATCCAGTCACCGATGCCCGGCGTCTACTACACGCGTCCAGATCCGGACGACCCGACGTTCGTCGACGAAGGCGACGAGGTTTCGGAGGGAGACGTCGTCGGATTGGTCGGCGTCATGAAGAACTTCCACGACATCACCGCTCCGGCGGACGGCACGGTCACCGAGTTCGTCGCCGAGAACGAACAGGAAGTCGACGCCGGCGATGAGCTGCTCGTTCTCGAGATCAACTGA
- a CDS encoding FAD binding domain-containing protein, which translates to MYTNDFDYYRADSVDEALDLLGDHDGAELVAGAHGLLPRMKTGDESPPALVDIGQLSGLDAIEELDDENGISVGALATHAEISESEIVREHAAALADAASELGDPPVRNGGTIGGNLAHGDPRSDPPAALLALEGTLEVRGSNGERTIDATDCFEGPFETAVADDEIVTAVRISTDNDAVSGYHKRRDPLSGYAMVGVSVWLRTDDETIEAARVAVTGATTTPTRLSAVEDELEGSAVSEETITTAAAESGTALDADAFVSDVQASAEYREHLLTIDTERALYELLDVGQ; encoded by the coding sequence ATGTACACGAACGACTTCGACTACTACCGCGCCGACAGTGTGGACGAGGCGCTCGACCTCCTCGGCGACCACGACGGTGCCGAACTGGTCGCCGGCGCGCACGGATTGCTGCCGCGGATGAAAACCGGGGACGAGTCGCCGCCGGCGCTCGTCGACATCGGGCAGTTGAGCGGGCTCGATGCGATCGAAGAACTGGACGACGAGAACGGCATCTCGGTGGGGGCGCTCGCCACCCACGCCGAGATTTCCGAGTCGGAAATCGTCCGCGAACACGCGGCTGCGCTCGCCGACGCCGCGTCCGAGTTGGGCGATCCGCCGGTCCGGAACGGCGGCACGATCGGCGGCAACCTCGCCCACGGCGATCCGCGATCGGATCCGCCGGCCGCCCTCCTCGCGCTCGAGGGCACCCTCGAGGTTCGTGGCTCGAACGGCGAGCGAACGATCGACGCCACCGATTGCTTCGAGGGGCCGTTCGAGACGGCGGTCGCCGACGACGAGATCGTCACTGCGGTTCGAATTTCGACCGACAACGATGCCGTGAGCGGCTACCACAAGCGCCGAGACCCCCTCTCGGGCTACGCGATGGTCGGCGTCAGCGTCTGGCTCCGTACTGATGACGAGACGATTGAGGCGGCGCGAGTCGCCGTCACGGGTGCGACGACGACCCCCACGAGACTGTCGGCCGTGGAGGACGAACTCGAGGGGAGTGCAGTGAGCGAGGAGACGATCACCACGGCGGCCGCCGAGTCGGGCACCGCGCTAGACGCCGACGCGTTCGTCTCGGACGTACAGGCAAGCGCCGAGTACCGCGAGCACCTGCTGACGATCGACACGGAGCGCGCGCTGTATGAGCTGCTGGACGTCGGTCAGTAA
- a CDS encoding xanthine dehydrogenase family protein molybdopterin-binding subunit, translating to MSDADTGGASDTDGNGAFGAAIERGEDVPLLTGSGEYTDDISLRGTTHLAIRRSDHAHARIENIDTSDAEAMEGVLAVFTGEDVVESGVPNTILTAWDLPGLVQPQYRMLATDKVRHEGTPVAAVVAETRHAAHDALEHIHVEYEELEHVTDPVDAVERDVPPVHDEAEDNVAFDFELGDADATDEAFADADRVASVDLRQPRLIPNAMEPRAALADWEEATGKLRLWMTSQNPHLHRMLLSAGTLGLPENKIQVIAPEVGGGFGSKIYHYPDEAVTAWCSMQLGRPVKWQATRSESYLTDCHGRDHVTTGEIALDDDGTIRGVRVETHAGLGAQLSQFGTATPSYLYATVLSGQYTIPAIHCHVIGAFTNTTPVDAYRGAGRAEGIYVIERLVDVAARELEVDPAELRRRNLVPPDEFPYESAAALVYDSGEYERAMDLALEHVDYEALRERQRELRNEDRYIGIGIGSFIESAGLSPSGLAGDLGAQAGGWESSIVRFDSTGSVTVLAGTADQGQGHRTTYAQVAAEELGVSVDDVTVVEGDTDRIPQGMGTYGSRSASVGGGSIARGAREVREKARRIAAHQLETSVDDIEFDDGEFHVAGAPDRSLHIQTIAHEAYLGHDLPEGMDPGLEETNFYDPENFTYPFGTHVAVVEVDPETGEIEIERYVAVDDCGEIINPMIVEGQVHGGIAQGIGAALYEGAAYDDDGHLRTRRMDEYVVPHATQLPDYETDHTVTPSPHNPIGVKGVGESATIAAAPTIVSAVTDALEPFGIDHLDMPITPESVWRATGGDN from the coding sequence ATGAGCGACGCGGACACGGGTGGAGCGTCCGACACAGACGGCAACGGGGCCTTCGGTGCCGCGATCGAACGCGGCGAGGACGTTCCACTGCTGACCGGATCCGGGGAGTACACCGACGATATCTCCCTGCGCGGAACGACCCACCTGGCGATCCGGCGCTCCGACCACGCCCACGCGCGTATCGAAAATATTGATACCAGTGACGCGGAAGCGATGGAGGGCGTACTCGCGGTGTTCACCGGCGAGGACGTCGTCGAGAGCGGCGTTCCGAACACGATCCTGACCGCGTGGGATCTCCCCGGACTCGTCCAACCACAGTACCGCATGCTCGCCACAGATAAGGTCCGCCACGAGGGAACCCCCGTCGCCGCCGTCGTGGCGGAGACCCGACACGCGGCTCACGACGCCCTCGAGCACATCCACGTCGAGTACGAGGAACTCGAGCACGTCACCGATCCGGTCGACGCCGTCGAGCGCGACGTCCCGCCGGTCCACGACGAGGCCGAGGACAACGTGGCCTTCGACTTCGAACTCGGGGACGCGGACGCGACCGACGAGGCGTTTGCCGACGCCGACCGGGTCGCGAGCGTCGACCTCCGACAGCCGCGTCTCATCCCGAACGCGATGGAGCCGCGAGCGGCCCTCGCCGACTGGGAGGAGGCGACGGGAAAGCTCCGGCTCTGGATGACGAGTCAGAACCCCCATCTTCACCGGATGCTGCTCTCGGCGGGGACGCTCGGACTGCCGGAGAACAAGATTCAGGTGATCGCCCCCGAGGTCGGCGGCGGCTTCGGGAGCAAGATCTACCACTATCCGGACGAGGCCGTGACGGCCTGGTGTTCGATGCAACTCGGCCGGCCGGTGAAGTGGCAGGCGACGCGCTCGGAGAGCTATCTGACCGACTGTCACGGTCGGGACCACGTGACGACCGGCGAAATCGCGCTCGACGACGACGGAACGATCCGCGGCGTTCGAGTGGAAACCCACGCCGGACTCGGCGCACAGCTCTCGCAGTTCGGGACGGCGACACCCTCCTATCTGTATGCGACCGTCCTCTCCGGCCAGTACACGATTCCGGCCATCCACTGCCACGTCATCGGGGCGTTCACGAACACGACCCCCGTCGACGCCTACCGCGGTGCGGGCCGGGCCGAGGGAATCTACGTGATCGAACGGCTCGTCGACGTCGCCGCGCGGGAACTCGAGGTGGACCCGGCCGAACTGCGTCGGCGAAACCTCGTCCCACCGGACGAGTTTCCCTACGAATCGGCGGCTGCGCTGGTCTACGACAGCGGCGAGTACGAGCGCGCGATGGATCTGGCGCTCGAGCACGTCGACTACGAGGCGCTGCGCGAGCGCCAGCGCGAGCTTCGAAACGAGGATCGGTACATCGGCATCGGGATCGGCAGCTTCATCGAATCGGCCGGGCTCTCGCCTTCGGGACTCGCGGGTGACCTCGGCGCGCAGGCCGGGGGCTGGGAGAGTTCGATCGTCCGCTTCGATTCGACGGGATCGGTAACCGTCCTCGCGGGAACGGCCGACCAGGGACAGGGGCATCGGACGACCTACGCCCAGGTCGCGGCCGAGGAGCTCGGCGTCTCCGTTGACGACGTCACGGTCGTCGAAGGCGACACGGATCGAATTCCCCAGGGGATGGGCACTTACGGCAGCCGCAGCGCCTCGGTCGGCGGCGGCTCCATCGCCCGCGGCGCACGCGAGGTCAGGGAGAAGGCCCGTCGGATCGCGGCCCACCAGCTCGAGACCAGCGTCGACGACATCGAGTTCGACGACGGCGAGTTCCACGTCGCCGGCGCGCCGGATCGTTCGCTGCACATTCAGACGATCGCCCACGAGGCCTACCTCGGCCACGACCTGCCCGAGGGGATGGATCCGGGGCTCGAGGAGACGAACTTCTACGATCCGGAGAACTTCACCTACCCCTTCGGCACGCACGTCGCCGTCGTCGAGGTCGACCCCGAGACGGGCGAGATCGAAATCGAGCGCTACGTCGCGGTCGACGACTGCGGCGAGATCATCAACCCGATGATCGTCGAAGGGCAGGTCCACGGCGGGATCGCACAGGGGATCGGCGCTGCGCTCTACGAAGGCGCAGCCTACGACGACGACGGCCACCTCAGAACCCGTCGGATGGACGAGTACGTCGTCCCGCACGCGACGCAGTTGCCCGACTACGAGACGGACCACACGGTGACGCCGAGTCCGCACAACCCGATCGGGGTCAAAGGCGTCGGCGAGTCGGCGACCATCGCGGCAGCGCCGACGATCGTCTCGGCCGTCACGGACGCGCTCGAGCCGTTCGGCATCGACCACCTCGACATGCCGATCACGCCGGAGTCGGTCTGGCGGGCCACGGGGGGTGATAACTGA
- a CDS encoding (2Fe-2S)-binding protein: protein MSEHNISVTVNGTHHELTVEPRTLLVSALREQLGYTGANVGCETGRCGTCTVRVDGETIKSCTRFAVQSDGAEIETVEGLADDGDLSTLQEQFQENHGLQCGYCTPGMLMSADTFLRENEDPSREEIRDAIEGNLCRCTGYQNIVDAIEATADQLGEQR from the coding sequence ATGTCAGAACACAACATTTCTGTAACAGTCAACGGCACACACCACGAACTGACGGTCGAACCACGAACGCTGCTCGTTTCGGCGCTCCGAGAGCAACTCGGCTACACCGGGGCGAACGTCGGCTGTGAGACCGGGCGGTGTGGCACCTGTACCGTCAGAGTGGACGGCGAAACGATCAAATCCTGTACGCGGTTTGCCGTCCAATCCGACGGCGCGGAGATCGAGACGGTTGAAGGACTCGCTGACGACGGCGATCTCTCGACCCTGCAGGAGCAGTTTCAAGAGAATCACGGGCTCCAGTGTGGCTACTGCACGCCGGGGATGCTCATGTCCGCCGACACGTTCCTGCGGGAGAACGAGGATCCGTCGCGCGAGGAGATCCGGGACGCCATCGAGGGGAACCTCTGTCGGTGTACCGGCTACCAGAACATCGTGGACGCGATCGAGGCCACGGCGGACCAGTTGGGTGAGCAACGATGA